In Actinoplanes derwentensis, the following proteins share a genomic window:
- a CDS encoding metallophosphoesterase family protein, whose amino-acid sequence MGGPAGRGYAAAVSTPGLYAISDLHVSYPENRLITEGIRPVHDGDWLIVAGDVGEIFEDVVRTLELLAGRFAKVIWSPGNHELWTMKDDPVRARGVERYRLLVEQCRRLGVVTPEDEFPVWTGAGGPAVVAPLFLLYDYTFRMPGLETKQASLARAYEVGVVCTDEFMLHPDPYASREDWCRARVEETGRRLDAVDESLPTVLINHWPLVREPTRILWKPEFAQWCGTELTADWHVRYRATAAVYGHLHIPRTTWYDGVRFVEVSLGYPREWRHRGTTPGTPRLVLG is encoded by the coding sequence GTGGGCGGCCCGGCCGGGCGTGGTTACGCTGCGGCCGTGAGCACCCCGGGCCTGTACGCCATCAGCGACCTGCACGTCTCCTATCCCGAGAATCGGCTGATCACCGAGGGGATCCGGCCGGTTCATGACGGTGACTGGCTGATCGTGGCCGGTGACGTGGGCGAGATCTTCGAGGACGTGGTGCGGACCCTGGAACTGCTGGCCGGCCGGTTCGCCAAGGTGATCTGGTCGCCGGGCAATCACGAACTGTGGACGATGAAGGACGATCCGGTGCGGGCCCGTGGTGTGGAGCGCTACCGGCTGCTGGTCGAACAATGCCGCCGGCTCGGTGTGGTCACCCCGGAGGACGAGTTCCCGGTGTGGACGGGTGCCGGTGGACCGGCGGTGGTCGCGCCGCTGTTCCTGCTCTACGACTACACCTTCCGGATGCCGGGACTGGAGACCAAACAGGCGTCGCTGGCCCGGGCGTACGAGGTGGGTGTGGTGTGCACCGACGAGTTCATGCTGCACCCGGACCCGTACGCCAGCCGCGAGGACTGGTGCCGGGCCCGGGTCGAGGAGACCGGCCGCCGTCTCGACGCCGTCGACGAGTCCCTGCCGACCGTGCTGATCAACCACTGGCCGCTGGTCCGGGAACCGACGCGCATTCTGTGGAAGCCCGAATTCGCCCAGTGGTGCGGGACCGAGCTGACCGCGGACTGGCACGTGCGGTACCGGGCCACCGCGGCCGTCTACGGTCACCTGCACATTCCCCGGACTACCTGGTACGACGGCGTCCGCTTCGTGGAGGTGTCGCTCGGCTACCCGCGGGAGTGGCGCCATCGGGGCACCACGCCGGGCACCCCGCGGCTGGTGCTGGGCTGA